AGGTCAGAAAAAGCATCTGTGTTGGAAGAGTTCTGCTGACTTGATTTGCTTTTATGTTCCAGGGTCTTTGACAGGGTTGTTACTATTTGAAAGTCTTAAAGAACTTAAACTGGAAGCTTCCCTGTGTCACTTCAGCTGCGTTTTGTTGCAGAATAAACTTAAGTCTTTAATTTTTGCCCTAGgtttgttaaaaatttctttttaccATCCACTTCACTATCTAGCTGTAAATGTAAATTCAGGTTTCTTTCAGTTCATTGGGTAGGAGCCAACAAAGAGTCTTacacaaaaagataaaattagGCCGTACTACTAAACGAAGATTGTTACTATGGAGTTAGTGTGAATTCACAGCATACTGTTACTGTCCGTTAAGTTTTGGGTTCTACTGGGAGATGAGGCTGAAATAACTGCATCACGTTGTGTGGAACAGGTCACCTTGTCTTTTGAAAGCAAGCCCGCTGACACAGCTAGTTAGGCTTACGCTCTTCTTATTTACAGACTAACGTGCTTGTGGAGGCTGTGCCTGGAGTGATTTTTGAGCCCTTGGTTGCGTGATGGTCTGTGTCTGCAGAGAATCTTGCAGGACCAGAGGCCCTGGGTATGGCGTTTGACATAGAAAGGCACAGGCTGGTATGGCTACAGACCGTTCTTGGTCACGCTTCTCCTTTAACTGGCATAGGTTGTATAAGAGCTCAGTCTCAGCCAACAGAAAATGGTCCAGGAAGACATGCTATTACTGAACTTGCTTACCTAGGCAGTTTTCCCCCTCTGTGTTTCGGGATTTGTGCTAGCCACAGGAGGATTTCTATCAAGTTCAGAGTTGCAGAAGGGTTACTTAAGTATGTTCGCTTCATCTCAGGAGATATCTGACCTCTGGCAATCAGAGTGTGCTCAATGTGGTAGACCGTGGCAGAGAGGATTTTTAACAAACCAATAATCATGAATGTGAACAATTTAGTTGGTTTGGACTCCTTAAGTGTTTTTCTTGTTGTGTTGCTAGATGTAACTCAAGTGCAGTATGTGTCTCATTATGTTCATCTGAGTAGGGGAAAATCCGTTTAACCACCAGAAGAAATTCTAGGTTTCTCTGCTGAGTTTGTACTTCATGTGTATCTGTAGCTTGATCATCCTGTTTTTTAAGATAATTCATGTCAGTAAAATGGATGAAATTAGTCCATACGCAAAGACCTATAACTTTTTGTTGGCTAAGAATGTAGCTCTCCTAAGCAAATTCAGTTATTGCATCCGTGTGCTACAGTCTGTGCCATTTACCATGGCTTTGCCTACCACTGAGATACAGTGAGATGCTTTTGGAATGATGGTATCAATTTGTACAGTAGCTTTGGGGTAGCTTCgggttttttaaaatccctATTCAATcgaaagcatcttttaaaaacttaaatacaGTCCACATTAAAGTAGCGTGTCCTTCAAGATCAGCAAAATACTCAGCTGTGCACGTAATAGGTTTGTGTACCGTTACAACTGAACGCTGCTGTTGAGACTGGAGGGGTGCTTTAAAAGTTGTCTGGCCACTTCCCCACGTGGTCAGGGGAAAGGTGCTCTTGAGAAGTCTACTCTCAGTTTGTGTGCCCTTCGCTCTACCTTCAGCTTATTGCAAATGTTGTGATTCTGGCTGTCGTTCTGTAAGATGTGGCAGTAAAATGGCCGTTAATCCTGGAATCAACCCGGTCGGCTTTAGATGGGTACCCCGCCGTGTGAGTTGGGAAGCGAAGGTGGCAGGCCTGTGCCACTAGTCCTGTAGCTACGCTAGCCTGACAGGTCACAGAGGTTTGGAGCGGAACGGGGATTTTTGGCCATGTTTTGACACTTCAATATGCTTTTGGACTTGAGACCTTACCAGACCTCTGCTATGGCTCTTTCTACACCCAGTAACTTGATCTCTTCACATGGTACGTGGTTTTATCAAAGAGCCCTTGCAGTGAAGGTCTGTTCTTTGTGGCATGGTTTCTTCCTGTACAGACTTTTCTTCTTGTAAAGCTTGGGAGGAGTTGGTGAAAGACCTGGGACTGTACAAAAGCACAAAGGATTTACTCTTTGTTGAAAACGCTTGTCCATTGAACCGCATTTGTATGGATAAATACCACCCCGTTATGgtttacagaagcaaaacagaggTGAAAAGTGATTCTTTACCAGgttgtttttatcttttaccTTCCTGTATAAGCCACTGTGTTCATTTGTTATTTGTTGAAGAGAAGCCTTAGTTTTCCCcgagaaaagcagagaagaggggAAATCTCAGAATATCTCTGGGCTCCCAGCATGTTAATATAGTCTTGGCAGCAGGATGCTGCTTCTGGCACTATTCCACCAAAAATCTGCTGTCTAGTAATCTGTTGTAATTCAGTCTGCTTGGAGTTGCAGGGAGGATTGTTGAAAGAAGTGCTAAATGTATGCCACCTGCTCCCACGGTCGGGTGCTGTGAGTACTCAGTACGAAGAAGAAAATGCTATAGGGAGCAGTATTCCCAGAAAGCATAGGATCGGTGGGCAAGCATTGccagttctttttttaaataacgCATGTGTTGTGTGTTTACCTCAGCgtgctctctccctctcttttttaaaatgcacttttttttaagagaggGTATACTCTGATTCTTTGTTCGATGCAGAAGATGTTCATTGCAGTGAACCTGTTCCTTTTGGGTATGTTAGGCTTTTGAAACTCTGCAGCAACAGTAAAGATGGGCTGGAGCCTTGCAATAAATTGGAGAATGTAAGGAAGCCCAAAGACTTCCCTCTGCTGAGTGCTATGAATGAGTACGTGACAGCTCTCTAGAGAAGATACGGCACCTTACTTTGGTCGCAGCACTGCATGTACAAGAAGAACTAATGAGCCAGAGTAGTCTACCATGGAAGCTGTACTCCAAGAAGAGATGAAGATGGAATTTTTCCAGAAAGTCCTGTAGTAGTTGTATAGGAGTGATGGAGATATCTCCAAGCAGATCTCGTGCTTTTTGTGCTAAGGGGCAGCAggagctttttttcccttaagagTGGAAGGTCTTGGACATGCAGGTTTAATGACCATTAGAAGCAAGCCCTTTAAGGTTGAAAATTTACTTTGGCAAATTGTTTTTTAGTGCAACAGAAATATTGAACAACTCTCTATGTCCAGGTTAGGCTGTGTTGATGCATTGGGAATATTCTTAATTGGATTGTTTCATCCATCcagttgggggtggggaggggcaaatctgaatttaaaacaaaagtttaaaCAGAAGGAGGAATATTGGAGCAGGGCATTTGGGTCCAGCTCCATTTTTTTGCAGTATAGTTAGAATTCTTATTGGGAGAGGAAGTAAGAGAAGTGACTTTGTAGGTGTGTCATTGTTAGCTTGGTGTACAGACAGAACACTTTGCCTCTGTTCCGTGCAGTGTATAACAATCACGTTATCTCACCGAATGCTGGATTTTGCAGATACAGTCTAGAGAGCGAGGCCAAGCCAGCCTGCTAAAGCAGCACCCGCATTCCAGCGGCTAGTGCAGATCATGTGATGGATGTTATAACCCAGGTAAAATGTTAATCACTAAACTTGGCACAGTTGAagcttttaatcttttattgTAGTTTTCTAGGGAGAGGCAAGTTATGGACAACAGcccagaaaaactgaagaaggaGTTAGAGGAAGAACTACAGCTAAGCAGTGAAGACTTGCGTAGCCATGCCTGGTACCATGGACGTATTCCTCGGCAGGTACGTGCCAAATCTGCTTTGAGATTTATAGACAGGCAGAGGTGCGCTAAAGTACTATACACACCTCTGATATCTGCATTAACTTAGTAGAAATGTAATGCTTGTTTGTGTGAAAGCTATGGTATTTATCACAGCTTGGCATAAAACAAGGTTGAGGAGGGGTTCAGGGCAGACACTGGTGGAAAAATACAGGTATTTCAGGACTTGTGTTCACTGAATAAAGGTGGAACTGGAATTTAAGCTTTATTTGAGAATGCTTTCCCCACATATTGTTCAGACAGGCTGACATTAATTTGGTTCAGTATTCTTAACTGAAGTGAAagtgttcttattttcttccttgaatttgggggaggaaaaaaacaaccacaacaaaatCTGTGCAGAAACGTAATTTTGATCCTTACAGATGTAGTTACGAACGAGCTCACGCTGTCGCTGGGTTGGAGCGTAGGTTCCCGGAGCAGCTGGAGCTCCCCCGCGGACCTGCCTCCGCAGAGCCCCGGCTGCCCTTCACCGGGCcagggcaggcacagcagccctgtgcGCTGGCTGAAGGTTAACTGCTAGATGTGCAATTTGTCATATCAAAGGACTAactccaaacagaaaaacagggtTTCTCTGACTCTTCCTAGGACAGTGCAGTAttcacaaagaataaaaaatgaaagcttctGTCACTTCAGGTAATAATGAAGGACAGTTTCTGGGGTCCTGTAGTAGTAGCTTCTAAACTTCAGTGTGATTGTCTATTCAGATGCTTTAAACTCTAAAATCCGGAGTCATTGCTTTCCCTTCATGCCTTCTTTTCTATTGGTGAACTAGAAGAAATATATATGCAAGAGTGGGTCATGCTGCTAGGCATTTTCCAAAAAGCGcctccagctctgtgctgtgggaTGAGCTATTAATATTAGAACTGAAGACATTGTTTTTCTACCACACTTCAtgctttgctttgtatttcttgctttgtCTGTCCTCCCAGAGCAGCCAAATTAAGTCCTATgtttaagaatattttgttgCAATGTGCTGTTTGACTACTTGTTTTCCaattctgaaagcattttttttttttttataatttgttttttctcaaagGTGGCAGAAAGCCTGGTTCAGAGAGATGGAGATTTTCTGATTAGGGATTCTCTCTCGAGTCCTGGGAACTTTGTTCTTACCTGTCAGTGGAAAAATACCtctcagcattttaaaatcaacagaaCAGTTCTAAGACTCAATGAAGCCTACTGCCGTGTTCAGTATCAGTTCGAACTTGAAAGTTTCGACAGTATCCCCGGCTTAGTTAGATACTATGTTGGGAATCGCACACCGATATCAAAGCAGAGCggagcaattatttttcaaccGATCAACAGGACTGTGCCTCTCAGATGTCTAGAAGAAAAGTATGGTGTAACTCCAGTCCGACAGAGAGAGTCAAGCATCCCcgaaggaaaaacagaaactgcaaaaagGTTGAGCCTTGGTGTATCCAGCATGCAGTCCCCGGAGCAGAGCTTACCCAGAGGAAATCTTCTGAGGtactttaattttgctgttcttaTGGAGGGAAATGAGGTAACTATcagcccctgctgcaggtgATGTGAATTTTGACTCTGATTTTAGATGGAAGACTAGCTTGAGGCGTGTTTTAGGCCCTGAAAAATCCTTTGCTAAAAATCAGCAAATGCACAGAGCAAGAGCAAATGTAGACTCTTGGAAGCACAACAGTGGTGCAGCTTGTTCTGCAGCAACTTGGCAAGTTCTGACTATTATGAGATgaaggattaaaataaaatcttgctgCTGTCCCAGAGAGGTCTGTCTTTCCGTATTTGACTTCTGCAATAGAAATACCGTGTGGAATAATGGATCCTAATTTCAGTGTCCCAATCTAATGTTTGATTAAAAATTCTCAACATTCAAAGAAACACCCTCGCAAATGCTGCAGGGTCACATATGTTATCGCCCATTTCATTGCTACCACAACAGCATCAAGTACCTTTTATTCTCATAAGCTGCCCAAGTGGAAGGTTAATGATCCTTGCCCTGGTTATGATATGTTCTGGCAATTAGGTACGTGTGTTAAGAGTGTTGCATATATTGACAtgtttttgtttgcattgttgTTTACcctagaaacaaagaaaaaagtggtaGCCAGCCAGCTAGTTTGGATCACGTTCTGGAGAAAAGATTCCCTTTGAAGGCTCACCAGTCGGAGAGCTATCTGCTGATAGGTAtgttttgtaattaaatgttttgtgcTTATAGAAGTGCCCAGGTGGTCTGTTGCACTTCAGACCAGAGTGAGTCTGTTGAGTGTTCAGAGTACTGTACATACAGTTACATTTAATGGCCAGTGTCAGCTGTGTTAGCACGCTACTGCTCTTTAAGCCATTGGGACAGTTTTTTATTTACAATGCACCAGCTGGCCGAGTACCTTAGCACACAGCAGGCTTCCACACCAAAAAAATGTCAGCTACAGTTGGCTTCAGTACCCTTTTTGACAAAATACTACCTTTCCTGCTTCATAAGAACTGCCTTGTTTCACTCCTGTCATTCTGACAGAAGTCTTAAGTAGAAGCCGTGCTTCGTGGAAATCATggtaactgctttttttttccttggtaaaTTATGCAGATGTGGTAGTGTTCCTCACCAGGAGAAAAGCACTACCACGGCTTTTGTACTCACTTCTGTCCATCTTTTTCTCCCAATTTCTCTTCCCCCCTGGCCCCCatcctttttacttttcattccttttgctgctgtctGGTTCCATAGCCCTCTTATTGTCTTCCTCCAGCAATACAGGGTGTACCAACACTTGTTGGTTGTTGAccatagctttttctttctcacatttTTCAGAGGTTTAAGTAATTGTTTCCAAACTAGCATACTGTGTAAGGAAGCTTGCAGTGATGCATCTGTTCCCATGTGTTTGACTTCTAAGGCTGCTAGTTATTTTGAATACAGTAGCTGTTAAAACTTAGGAGTGTTTATTGTGGAAAGACTTCTCAAGACAAAGATAATATTAAGTATTTGTATAGTGAGACTGTACTTTGGTAGAAAGGGTGTGCTCCCGTGTTTAACAGTGGGAGGGACAGACATTTGTAAAACAGGTTTCTGGCCATCTGCAGTTGAATTGATTATTTTATTCCAATCCATGGCTgcaaaaacttttcttttggtAACGTAACAGTTAACTGCTGTGCCTTTTGCCATGCGGTCCTCCAAGCAGGTTCTGGTACCATGCTGCTTATGAGTGGCGACAGGCTGTGATTTGCAGATTTTGTTGTCTGCGTGAAACAAGCAGTGAAGCCCACACGATGCAACTGGCCGCTTCGCTGTAGACACCTGCAAAGGCACTGAGAACTGGAGATGGGGAATGGCCAATATAGGGCTCAGTCCTGTATTGGATGCTGAGGTTTGCATATGCAGTGAGTACAGGATGAGGCATAAATACACACAAGTATATGGATGTGTTTCTCCAGCTCTTCAAGTCAGCCACTGTTTAGCAAAAAGATTAGCATCCCTGAAATTCATTCCTTCCATACCTATTGCAGGTTCAGGCTTGACTTCGggaagttttttctttcatctcaaACTTGTCATTCTCAGAAATGACTCATCTTTTATGTGGTGTGGCTGGAAGTTTCTGTTTTTATAGCCTCGATCAGGTTACAAAGGAACCTCCTATTCCAAGCCATGGAGACTCTCCAGCTCTGACAGTATAGCTTATGTATGCAGCAGGGACTGGAATTTTTGTCAGCGTTACCACAGAATAATATTATGGTGCAGCTGTTCTGTGTATTTGGGATTTCAGGAAGATCAGCAAGTGAATGGAATTTGCTGGCTAGTTTGTTCcacaaaatataatttcatataCGTTTTTGTCAGTGAATAATTGACATGATCTGACCATTATTTTCCTCAGCAAGTAGCATTAAGAGATGAACCCTGGGACAGGCATCAGGATTGGTGTATGTTTTGACCTTCCAAAATACCATTTTCCCGTGCAGGTTCAAGACATCCACCTCGATCACCTCAAGCAGATGCAGACTCCTGTCCAAGCTCTCCTGCGTTTAGAACAGGCAGTGAACCTTCTCTAAGCCCCACCATTGCTCAGAAAGTCACCTCTGAGTCACAAGTAGGGGAAGCTCTTAGAGGATCAGACAGTCAGCTCTGGCCGAAGCCTCCACCTAAGCCCAGCAAAGCATCCCTGATAAAGCCCCCAGATTCTCCTTCGGCTTTCCACAGTTCAGAAGGACACTATTGTGAACTAAGCCCTGCCAGAGATCCTGCAGCAACAAAACCTTTAGGTCAGAAAAACAGCTACGTGGAACATCTGACACGGAAGGAGAGGGGAACACACTCATTCAGGAACTCTGAAACAAACTATTTGATCCTGGAAGATGACCCTACAATGAACTCTGCGGATCCTTTACAAGCTTCAGCTGAGGTGGCGGAAGGAGACAGCATCTTTTCTGCACCTGTTTTTGAGATGGTGTCCAGTTTTAAACCGAATGATTTTGAATCCAAATTACTTCCTCCTGAAAACAAGCCATTGGAAACATCAATGTTAAGAAGAGTCAAAGAGCTTTTCACCAACAACAATCCAAAGATTATTGCACAGCACATTCTTAGAATGGACTGCAAggtaaaaaagataaatta
The sequence above is drawn from the Falco naumanni isolate bFalNau1 chromosome 11, bFalNau1.pat, whole genome shotgun sequence genome and encodes:
- the BCAR3 gene encoding breast cancer anti-estrogen resistance protein 3 isoform X2, whose amino-acid sequence is MIAAGKCSSLSRNGPANHQFSLASSMDLLTTKPSPTEYRSDSFQDISIHGTLPRKKKGTIPTRSCDMFSHVGTLPYTRTHRQQPPFVQHVIEEYPSQNGKSNKLHARDQNILDPTLEYVKFSRERQVMDNSPEKLKKELEEELQLSSEDLRSHAWYHGRIPRQVAESLVQRDGDFLIRDSLSSPGNFVLTCQWKNTSQHFKINRTVLRLNEAYCRVQYQFELESFDSIPGLVRYYVGNRTPISKQSGAIIFQPINRTVPLRCLEEKYGVTPVRQRESSIPEGKTETAKRLSLGVSSMQSPEQSLPRGNLLRNKEKSGSQPASLDHVLEKRFPLKAHQSESYLLIGSRHPPRSPQADADSCPSSPAFRTGSEPSLSPTIAQKVTSESQVGEALRGSDSQLWPKPPPKPSKASLIKPPDSPSAFHSSEGHYCELSPARDPAATKPLGQKNSYVEHLTRKERGTHSFRNSETNYLILEDDPTMNSADPLQASAEVAEGDSIFSAPVFEMVSSFKPNDFESKLLPPENKPLETSMLRRVKELFTNNNPKIIAQHILRMDCKVARILEVSEEMRRIMGVNSGLELITLPYGHQLRLDLIERHNTMAIGIAVDILGCTGSLEDRTATLNRIIQVAVELKDSLGDLYAFSAIMKALEMPQVTRLEQTWTSLRHHYTQTAITYEKQLKPFSKALHEGQDEWNKTSSVQQTNVTVPLLMPLITLMERQAVVFEGMDLWENSDQSCEIMLKHLAAARRIAQNAEMYSLTAERMLEGFQPDEEMSEIFKTEFQMRLLWGSKGAQVNQNERYEKFSQILTALSRKLEPPLVKQVEQLSI